A genomic region of Microtus ochrogaster isolate Prairie Vole_2 chromosome 15, MicOch1.0, whole genome shotgun sequence contains the following coding sequences:
- the Panx2 gene encoding pannexin-2 isoform X2: MRAQWGLPSHPEEPIYCYTPHNFTRDQALYARGYCWTELRDALPGVDASLWPSLFEHKFLPYALLAFAAIMYVPALGWEFLASTRLTSELNFLLQEIDNCYHRAAEGRAPKIEKQIQSKGPGITEREKREIIENAEKEKSPEQNLFEKYLERRGRSNFLAKLYLARHVLILLLSVVPISYLCTYYATQKQNEFTCALGASPDGPVGSPGPTVRVSCKLPSVQLQRIIAGVDIVLLCFMNLIILVNLIHLFIFRKSNFIFDKLHKVGIKTRRQWRRSQFCDINILAMFCNENRDHIKSLNRLDFITNESDLMYDNVVRQLLAALAQSNHDTTPTVRDSGIQTVDPSINPAEPDGSAEPPVVKRPRKKMKWIPTSNPLPQPFKEQLAIMRVENSKAEKPKPVRRKTATDTLIAPLLDAGARAAHHYKGSGGDPGPSPAPPAASDKKHTRHFSLDVHPYILGTKKAKTEAVPPALPASRSQEGGFLSQTEECGLGLAAAPTKDAPPPEKELPYPTEPALPGLPSGGPFHVCSPPAAPAAAPLSPGSLGKADPLTILSRNATHPLLHISTLYEAREEEDGGPCAPSNMGDLLTIPQPQQILIATFEEPRTVVSTVEF, translated from the exons AGGAACCAATTTACTGTTACACTCCGCACAACTTCACCCGTGACCAGGCGCTGTACGCCCGTGGCTACTGCTGGACAGAGCTGCGGGACGCGCTGCCCGGTGTGGATGCCAGCCTGTGGCCATCGCTGTTTGAGCACAAGTTCCTGCCCTACGCGCTGCTGGCCTTTGCCGCCATCATGTATGTACCCGCACTAGGCTGGGAGTTCCTGGCCTCCACGCGCCTCACCTCCGAGCTCAACTTCCTGCTTCAGGAGATCGACAACTGCTACCACCGAGCGGCTGAGGGCCGGGCCCCCAAGATTGAAAAGCAGATCCAGTCCAAGGGGCCGGGCATTACGGAGCGGGAGAAGCGAGAGATCATTGAGAATGCCGAGAAGGAGAAGAGCCCTGAGCAGAATCTGTTTGAGAAGTATCTGGAGCGCCGAGGCCGCAGCAATTTCTTGGCCAAGCTGTACTTGGCACGGCATGTACTGATCCTGCTGCTCAGTGTAGTGCCCATCTCCTACCTATGCACCTACTATGCCACCCAAAAGCAGAATGAGTTCACCTGTGCCCTGGGTGCCTCACCTGATGGGCCAGTGGGTAGCCCTGGGCCCACGGTGCGTGTCAGCTGCAAGCTGCCATCCGTGCAACTGCAGCGGATCATTGCAGGTGTGGACATTGTCCTGCTCTGTTTCATGAACCTCATCATCCTAGTCAACCTCATCCACCTCTTCATCTTCCGCAAGAGCAACTTCATCTTTGACAAACTCCACAAGGTGGGCATCAAGACACGCCGGCAGTGGCGGCGCTCACAGTTCTGTGACATCAACATCCTGGCCATGTTCTGCAACGAGAACCGTGACCACATCAAGTCGCTCAATCGGCTGGACTTCATCACCAACGAGAGTGACCTCATGTACGACAACGTGGTGCGGCAGCTGTTGGCAGCCTTGGCTCAGTCTAACCACGACACTACGCCCACTGTGCGGGATTCAGGCATCCAGACTGTGGACCCCAGTATCAACCCTGCGGAGCCTGATGGCTCAGCTGAGCCACCTGTGGTCAAGCGGCCCCGTAAGAAAATGAAGTGGATCCCCACCAGCAACCCGCTGCCACAGCCCTTCAAGGAGCAGCTGGCCATTATGCGGGTGGAAAACAGCAAGGCTGAGAAGCCCAAGCCCGTACGCAGGAAGACAGCCACAGATACGCTTATTGCCCCGCTGCTGGATGCCGGTGCCCGGGCTGCCCACCACTACAAGGGTAGTGGAGGTGATCCAggtccctcccctgccccacctgcTGCCTCTGACAAGAAACATACTCGTCACTTCTCCTTGGATGTGCATCCCTACATTCTAGGTACCAAGAAGGCCAAGACTGAAGCAGTTCCCCCTGCCCTACCAGCCTCCCGGAGCCAAGAAGGTGGCTTTCTGTCCCAGACCGAAGAATGTGGGCTGGGCCTGGCTGCAGCACCCACCAAAG ATGCTCCGCCCCCCGAGAAGGAACTCCCATACCCCACAGAGCCTGCCCTGCCAGGGCTTCCATCTGGGGGCCCATTTCACGTCTGTTCACCCCCCGCGGCTCCTGCTGCCGCCCCCCTGTCACCAGGCAGTCTGGGCAAGGCTGACCCCCTCACCATCCTGAGCCGAAATGCCACTCACCCCCTGCTCCACATCAGCACGCTGTATGAGGCCcgggaagaggaagatggaggtCCCTGTGCACCCTCAAACATGGGCGACCTCCTCACCATTCCCCAACCCCAGCAGATCCTCATCGCCACCTTCGAGGAGCCAAGGACAGTTGTGAGTACTGTGGAGTTTTGA